Sequence from the Syngnathus acus chromosome 13, fSynAcu1.2, whole genome shotgun sequence genome:
CACAATCCGGTTATCAAGTTTCTTAGTCTTGTTTGTAAGTGTAACTTTTTTTGCCCTTGTGTGAACAAAGCATgccttgtttaaaaatattgtttaaaTATCTGATGTAAGGTATTTTCAGGGGGAGTAATGATAAACCACAACATGGGCATTCACGCCGCAACATAATGTCAGATtttatcagaaaaaaaagatacgtgtctttattttgtctttctaGGGCAATAATGACACAGAATTAAAGCAATTCAAGCAACAACATTTGTCTGTGTTTAAAACTCAATCTTTACAATGCAGCCTATCCTTTGCGTGACTGATTACAATGCTCCATATATAATTAATTTGTTTCACATTGCACTTCCCATTGTGTAGGAGTAagtctgaaatgaaaaaagtgcctaaaacacaaaatgttggACCTCCACACAGGCAGTGGGTATTTAAAAGTATAGGAGAAATGGTCGGATTATAGTAAACATTGATTTAGAATCTGTTTACATAAATGGAGTATTCACGATGGATAAAACCATCAGACCTTTTGGTGCAAAtaacatttgtttaaaaaaaacaaaaaaactataaAAAGAGTAAATGTACTCTTTTTAGGGTCATCAAatcttttccatttcttttagCAGCTCTCCAAAACTTGTAACATACCACAAACTCATCTCTTTAACCTGTGGCCTCACCACATTGCCACCAAATCCAATGAAGGCGTTCTatagaggggaaaaacaaatcaaccaCATTGATTTTCAATACAATGAATATAAATAGCCTGAATATTCAAATGAAACCTTTAACATGAATACTCACAGCTGGAGGGCACGCCTCTAGATCTGTGGCTCCATCTCCAATCATCACCACTGTCTTGAAGCCGTACTTTTCCTTCAGCATGCTAATGACTTTGCCTTTCCCCCCGCTCTCTGCTGTCGGCTGGCTCTCATCAAATCCAGCGTATTCACCTAAACATAACCACATTTAATCTATTACTTCTTAAAATAATGTCATGTTGGGGACATTTTTGGAGATGAAGTCTCAGTCCAGTATTCTTACCATTGAAGTAGAATTTGAGTCGGTTGGCGTAGATGTTTTCTAAAGGAATGTTTAGCTGAGTGGCCACATGTTCCACAATGCAGCGGAAGCCACCTGAAATGAGGAACACCTTGATGTTGCGTTGGTGTAGGCGCTCCACAAGGTCCCTGGATATGAACACAGAAGGAAATCAATGATCAGGATAATCACCGTCCATGGTTAGTGTGGGAAAGgcatatttacactaccgttcaaaagtttggggtcacaaaattgtttgggtgaccccaaacttttgaacggtagtgtaaatattattataataaaatattatgaattaaatattataaattatatcttatatttgtataagattatatataatctatgaatataagtatacatatatattataagattttttacacagaagattatatatataatctataaataattatctaaataaatatatacactaccgttcaaaagtttggggtcacccaaacaattttgtgaccccaaacttttgaacagGTAGTGTATGTCCGGGCATGGCAGTGCTTCAGTGCACATCATAAGATCTGATGGTTAGAGCAACAAATGTACAAACTGAAAGATCTCAAGGGAACTCAAAACAATATGAGATCACAAGAAGGCAGgtttaaagttaaaagtgCACAAAATCCCATCCCAAACATGTATGGAAGGAACTCGAAAGAAGATTGTGGGCTATGTCCTCTTGTGACAGCTAATATTATAAATTCTCATTTCGGTTGCTCATCATTTAGATGGCTCATAAAATGTTCTCAGCAAAATACATTGGAGTGTCTTTCCCAAAGCTTTCAATAACTTGTAGTCCTTTCCTAAAGTAGTCTAGTACTCTCGAAAAACCTTGATCTTCAGAATGCTGtaagtgaaacaaaagaaaacaaacatgggGGGGTTGCCTCTCATACCTGATACCTGGGGTCAGCTGTGGTGGGTGGTCTGTGATCAGTTTGTTGACTTGTTCCCTGGAACATTTAATGATGGCGAGGCGCTCAGTCAAGGCTGATTTGAAAGTCACCGAGCCACCCATGGCTTTACGAGTCCTATAACGTACAAATGAAGTCAGGTTTCGTGTGATAACATCGGCGGGGAAAACATAGTTTTGAAGAGgaatgtttttacatttcggtGACAGCATCCCCAACACCGCAGAACTTTGCCAGTTCATCAATGCCTTCCTCTTTGATAACCGTGCTGTCCACGTCAAAACAGACAGCATCTGCTCTCCTAAAAAGTTCCTTTGTCTCTGACATTGTAGACATTGCAATGCTGTGAAGAGAAGGATTATTCGCAGTCAGgactaaacaaaaataaaataataatgcctGCTTCAGCCAAACACAACATTATAAACTACGTACATGTACCTTGATACACAATATTGTGCTTTTTGTCAATAtaatgagcttttttttttttttagaatattgttttttacAGTATTGAGAATGTTTTTATATCGCCACCCACCACACAATACCATGATAGTAATTGTATTGTGAGATTCCTATCGTGGTAATATCGTATTGTGACCATTGGATATGGTTGCATCCCAAATGTCAACATGTGAAACAGAACAGAAACTATATGCaatcatttttcacttttatttctcAGCGATACAGTATATTTACTTTTTACTATGAGCTTGTAAGGTGAAACCAGGGAATAGATGCGTGGAAGCAAGATTTTATTCATCCGTGGCCTTAGGTTAATAAAAAAGGCAAACTTCTTTGTTTGCTAAGATTTTTGGTTGGTTCCAAGATGGTTATTGTATATAATAGACAATAAACATTATCTACATTTCCTTGAAGGActttcttttaatttatttaaaaccaGTACTTTCACTTTTGCTTTGGAACTTGTACTTCCACAAAAGTGCAAGTACACTTGCCACAGCTGACATTAACAAAGCTCTGAGCTGATCTACACGTGATGTCCGATGAACAGCAAAATCCATAAATTAATACGACAAAACGGCTCAAATTTTAACGACAACAATACGTGGTTGAATAATAGCGACTGCTTAAACAAAACATCGGATGGGGCCATGGTGGACATCGTCTGCCACTGTTGCGTCACCCCTCCCTCACTCACCGTCCACATAATTCGTTACAACGCTGAAGTAAGGAAACATCTAATTACAAGAATGCAACGGAGCAGGCAAGCTGATTGACAAGACACTATATTGTCAGTCATGCGTGATGATGAACCGCTGACATTTGATGAAGTTAAAACAGTTATATTTTACCCAAATCTATTCTGGTTTTTGCGATCTAGTCAGTTGACAGCAGCTGTTGAAAGATACATTTGATGTGAAACGAATAAAAGGACAACGTAGAGGAAAGGGGAAATCGAACAAAAGAACAAGTCGTTCTGGAGTAATACTTACGAAAAAGTAGCAGCGGTGTAAAGGAACAAGAGGTAGCTTAGGGAAGAGACCACCACTGACCGACCACTCCACAGAAGCATCAGTTGGTGGACGACCCAGAAAAAGAACAAGCGAGTTGCACCAATCAAAGCCAAGCCGGTGAAGGACCGCCCACACTCATCTGATAGGACGTCAGCAGGTATGACCAATCAGGGCTCCCGTTGCAATGATCCCGCCCCTACAGCAGATCAGACGGCCTGCCCCTGAGCTCAGAAATGCTGAACCAACAAGAAGCAAGGACATCGCGACAACGAAAAGCACTGCGGAAACAAACTTCCCTCAATTGAAATGGTTTCCTTTTGAGGTTTGTGTTCCCTGAACATTGAAAGAGTGGAAGAATGTGTATTTCTAATAGAAAAGTGAGCGGTAACTCCTGGCTATATAGGTTATAAATTGCCTTGAATTAGCTTTAGCCTGTTAGCATTTCTTTGTGTAATGTACTTCGAGCTTCTGATTCAAGTACtaatgcaaataaacaacTGTATTATCTACTAagggaaaaaagatcatctgaAATGTTAATGGAATTACTGGACATTTAACTTGTGAAGTTTTTGTTTAACTGGTAACATTCCTGGAAACACGTGTTTGAATGCATGGCCGAATTCTGATTTACTCTTGAAGTAGTAAACTCAGTCAGACACCATGCGAAATAAACAATTTTCACACAGACTTTACAATGAATGAGCAATCCCTCAACTCATTCTGCTGTCGGTGATTAACATTTGCTTACCAAACTAAAGGTGAACATTTCAAGGATTTGGCTAATAAACATTTGCTGTGTTATTGAGTAGAACATTATTTCTGACTAATATCAATATGATGAAATTTTTTCGTTTTCCACAGGAAATCATTAAATATTGACTTCCGAGCCGAAGACCATGCCACGCAAGCATTTCATCTTCTGGGCCACAAAATGAGGTGCACTTTCACAATCTACTGTCATCCAGTACAATAGCATCTAATGAATGACAAATACGATATCAACAATAAGATTCAGACAGAAATGTGGCATAATTATTGTTAGTGGGAGAAAAACCTGAGACTGCATGGCAGAATTCTGTTCCAACTCTGTGGTGGACACAGTCAGACACCATGCAAGAGGATTGCCTCATTTCTTGTAATCACGGGTGAACGCTCTTCAGCTTCATCCAGAAATATAGAAATGAGCACACATACTGTAGTGATTAgtttttccatttaaaatggTCTGTGACATCGGTGACCTTGTGAACATTATTCCCCTTAATGCAAACTATGTCCACATGTTCCGCAATAGTGAACTTGAatacatgatttattttttttctttcaacaggGCTTCAGAGTgatgtgacccccccccccccctttttttttttttttttttaacagtgtgGGTGAGTTCTGATGTACTGGCTTTTGTGCTGTTGGTCGAGGTGTCATTCCAACAGGAGGACGAAAGACATAGGTGTGCTCAAGTTGTTACAAATATAATTTGTTGTACCCAATTATACGAGGGACGTGCCAAAGGTTTTCAGCCTCACCTTGAAATCAAATACATACCTCTATGCTCATAGCTAGATAGGCCAACTCTTTGCGTGTCTAAAAAAGTGCTTCTCAATCAAAAGAAGAATTGCATGCAGTAATTACAGGTAAATACATGCGtttgggagaagaaaaaaaagtcgaaacaaaagacaatagTGTCAACAGAGGGCAAAGAGCCTTCATCCAGGAGAGTCAATGCATCAAATGTTGTAGAATAGTATTGGTCTCTTGTCTTGTTTTCTACAGTTTCTACCCTTGTACTAACCAATAAAGTTTAACACTGTGGTTGTTGTTCATTGTGtggttttcatttctttaaatattaaaatgttctaAAACTGGTTCATCAACTTATGTTCCAGTCATTAACATGAAACAATAtccagtggttctcaaattgCTCCTTCCCTTGGGAGTACTTGatactttaaaatatatttagagTACCAGTAGCTTCAGTACAAAGGTAAAAAACAGCAGTTTAGAGTACAGTATGTTTTGcgttatttttaaagtttcaGAACATGCGGTTATGAGCTTGAGTGACATTTTTGGGGTGGTGACTCAGCTACATAAGTGTCTCTAAGTGTATGTTGGGGGCTTTGCGATTCATAACTCCATATTTTGACAATTCTTTAATAACTACCAAAGTGATTTTATTGATTGAATAAAACATGGCACAATGATAAGCAACTAAAAGTTctgtttattattaaaacgTTAAATAATTTTCACTTTGAAAAGCAGCTGCATTTCAAACGGTATCACATGATAATGGTAAGCAAAATGATATCATGGCATGTGGTATGAAATCCACATTAGACAATGCGTTGATGGCAAAGGTTGGCTCATTTTATCATAAAGACCCAGAGTGAACACCTAAACAAATCCAGCATTTTCATTATATGATTGGCtaacattgtttttacaaTAAATGTTGTAAACCACATCAAAATAAACTGCTGTTGACTACACTCACGGCATGGTGCAGTTTCTAACTAGATCCAGCAGGTGGTGCTGTTTCTGTACAAAAGGTATTTTGTCTTACACAGCAGCGTTAATAGAGAAATAAGGACGTGGTGAATGAAGTGAATTCGATTTGATCAAGAAAC
This genomic interval carries:
- the psph gene encoding phosphoserine phosphatase, giving the protein MLLWSGRSVVVSSLSYLLFLYTAATFSIAMSTMSETKELFRRADAVCFDVDSTVIKEEGIDELAKFCGVGDAVTEMTRKAMGGSVTFKSALTERLAIIKCSREQVNKLITDHPPQLTPGIRDLVERLHQRNIKVFLISGGFRCIVEHVATQLNIPLENIYANRLKFYFNGEYAGFDESQPTAESGGKGKVISMLKEKYGFKTVVMIGDGATDLEACPPANAFIGFGGNVVRPQVKEMSLWYVTSFGELLKEMEKI